In the genome of Haloarcula sp. CBA1129, one region contains:
- a CDS encoding LUD domain-containing protein produces the protein MESKRASFEGALEALGVTVSTTTKSELEAAVTEAVTEPAVGIALDETVGDEAVSLTETPVTVDPTPVALREAATGVTGAELGVGDYGSLVLSMTETASELVSLFVERHVAILHEDDIKPDMDAAVAELDERFTETNGSAIIATGPSATADMGALVKGAHGAKEVHVIIVEEGA, from the coding sequence ATGGAAAGCAAACGCGCGTCGTTCGAGGGGGCTCTCGAAGCATTGGGTGTGACAGTTTCCACCACTACCAAGTCCGAACTCGAAGCCGCTGTTACGGAGGCGGTCACGGAGCCTGCAGTCGGGATCGCGCTCGACGAGACGGTTGGGGACGAGGCGGTTTCACTGACGGAGACGCCGGTAACGGTCGACCCCACCCCGGTCGCGCTTCGCGAGGCGGCCACCGGCGTCACCGGTGCCGAACTCGGTGTCGGCGACTACGGTTCACTCGTCCTTTCGATGACTGAAACGGCCAGCGAACTCGTGAGCCTGTTTGTCGAGCGGCATGTCGCCATTCTTCACGAGGACGATATCAAGCCCGACATGGACGCAGCGGTGGCAGAACTTGACGAGCGGTTCACCGAAACTAACGGGAGTGCGATTATCGCAACAGGACCGAGTGCAACGGCCGACATGGGGGCACTCGTCAAAGGGGCACACGGAGCCAAAGAGGTCCACGTCATCATCGTGGAGGAGGGGGCGTGA